The stretch of DNA AGCTGTTTCCTGCAGTAATGTCTTAATTGATGTTTGTCCGGTTCTGCTCTGCAGGCTGTTTGTGGCCAATCCCGTCGTAGCGTCCAAAAGTTTGCCTCTCCTTACATCCGGCAGGAGATGGAAATGCCCGAGGAAATCGGAGCCGATGATTGGCTGTGTGACGTCAGCTACGATGAATTTCCATTGGAAGGCGCGCCTCAATCCGATGTTGAGCTGAAGCGCGATCCACCCGTACGTGTGAATGACAGTTCCATTGGCTGCAAACAGGGCTTGCGTTGCTCCGGACATTCGTCCGCGTACCATCGAGCGCGGGTAGACACTTATGTCTGATCCCGTGTCGATGAGGTACCGAACTTTTGTTTGTCGCTCGGTTATTACAAGGCGGCAAGGTTTCGGGTCCGGGCCGTCTGCCGCCATTGATTCCGGACCGTCTAGTTTTCCGTTTtgtccttcttcttctccttgtATGTACATGGCTCTGTACACTTTCTGGCCTTGCTGCCGAATCGCCGATGGAAGAAACAAAATTCGCTGTCTTCTTCCGAATTTGATTTAGTCCGACTGCGGCTGCGCGATCTGTGGCGCTGCTGTTTGTGGCGGTGCTCCTGCCGGCCCAATCGCGTGTCGAGTGCGGCGACTTGCTTGACCAATGCCTGTATCTGGTCCTCGAGCGAGCCGGTAGGTTTTGATTTCGTCTCCTTAGGCTTGTCCAATACTGCGACTGTTCGGCATGTGACTTCGTAGACGCGGTCGGCCTGTTCCGCCACGTCCTCGAGAGGATCGTCAGCTCGCGTCGCTAGTATAATCTGCATTTGGGCCGGTAAACGCCCCAGCCATAGCGTGCGCAGGAGTTGATCAGGCACGGCATTGCCCGCGAGCGTCCTTAGATGGCGCAGGAACTGCGATGGCTTTCGGTCGCCTAGTTCCTCTCGCTCTAATAATTGGCGGATGCGGTGTTCCTGTGAGTCGCTCAGCCTTTGGATGAGTGCCCTTTTTACGGCTTTGTATTTCCCGCATGGCGGAGGATTCGTTATCACGTCTTTGATTTCCTTAATGTATTTTGTCTCGATTTGCGAGATTGCGTATGCGTATTTGGTTGAATCCGACGTGACGGCGCTCAGCAGGAACTGGCTCTCTAATTGGGCGAACCATAATTCTGGTTCCTCCGGCCAAAAAGGTGGTACTCGCACCGATACTCTGCCGATTTGTGCTGCGTCGGCGCCTGGCATATCGCCGGCCTTCTCTGATTGGCTCATTTGCTTTAACCAGTCGTCGGGGTCACCAGTTTATAGGCGTATTGCCTAAGGATcgtgttcgacttggttgaaatattgagaccaatttcttagaaaaatataatttatttttcctcgtcagaGAAGTAGAGTAAAGTACAAGTTTTGCTTGATTTGATTAAgtgcgccagaggcgctttctcggcaaatgtgtaaggccgagaagttagaacaaaaattgacgggcgcggtaagaaattaccggccgcgtcttagtgtgttgaacgggtcctaaaaaggacggttcaattgagttagctcgttgcagcccctttcccggcgtcggtggaactccgttcgggaagtggtcttccgtctggcaactgctctctgagcaagctctgagcggtgaagtctgtactgcgatggatcgagtctctggtgtgctggtggtggcaaccgtctcggctctcggaattgcggattgctccgtgtaccgaggagagagaggtctccgaattcggatgtcgccttgaGTGAGCGTGTCCCttcgagtcaaccggacgcagaactctagtggaattaatttccacactagagactgaggaggcgacggcgaaagtggagtatccgcgggccgcttggttgaaatgtgcggccgatgctgggactctgttttctttttacgcgccttgcgaggcagcgtgagaaaaactgcgagactatgtgtctctggttagcttctgccgaggcagagtacgactcagttcaagggcccttgagagagctcgccttgaagcgagtgagtgaggaaagatctgcggagcagctcttttatatctcgtcgatcgaagcttgatcgcgagaaggctcttcaccgcctgcgcaacctggcggtgggtccgcaagcttgtaactggtagaaggcctgcggcgcgtagcggcgccgcggtgtattataccgcgtcagtgcagcggtgtggcggtgagccgccacagtAACACTACAACCTGACCTAGGTTTACGCAGAGAATTCACATGGCGTTTTATAGTGGCTGACGTAACACAACCAATCCTGGGGTCCGATTTCCTAGGATATTTCCACCTGCTACCAGACGtaaagaaaaggaaattaCTAGATGCCACAACAGGACTGGCCACGGACGGTGTAACAAGTCAGATTgagcaaatattaatcaaaacaCTCTTGAAAGAAACACCGTATCATGAGATCCTAGCAGAATTTCCCAGCTCACGAATCCTTCAGGGATAAAGAAAGAAGTACGCCACACTACAGTACATTATATAGAAACCACTCCGGGTCCTCCAGAAGCATGCCGTCCGCGCAGATTGGCACCAGACAAATTGAAAGctgcaaaaatacaatttgattTGTTATTACAAGAAGGAGTTATAGCACCTTCAAAGAGTCCGTGGTCTTCACCTTTGCACATGGTacctaaaaaagaaaactcaTGGCGTCCTTGCGGAGATTACAGGAAACTAAACAACAGAACATTACCAGATCGTTACCCAATCCTGCACATAGAGGATTTCACACAGACCCTACACCAGAAAACTATATTCTCAACATTAGACCTGGTGAGGGCCTACAACCAAATCCCAGTAAATCCGGACGACATACAAAAAACAGCAATCACAACACCGTTTGGGCTGTTTGAATTTCACCGGATGCCATACGGATTAAGAAACGCAGCGCAGACATTCCAGCGTTTTATAAACGAAGTGACACAAGGGTTAGACTTCTGTTATGCCTATATAGACGACATTCTAGTCGCTTCTACCAACACAGAAGaacacaaaaaacatttaaaaatactctgaaaaattaaatcaatacgGAGTACAGCTCAACCCAGCTAAAACCATATTCGGAAAAAAGAAGGTAGCATTTCTGGGATACGAGGTCTCCGCAGAAGGCACCAAACCACTCCCCCAAAAAGTGGAAGCCAtacaaaatttcaagagaCCAGAAACGATAAAACAACTACGCCAATTCCTGGGCACTATAAACTTCTACAGAAGGTTCATTCCTGGCGCAGCAACAGAACAAGCAATATTAAACGACATGCTAAAAGGccaaaagaaaggaagaacaCCCATAGACTGGACTACAGAGCAAAACAACGCTTTCATTAGCTGCAAAGACAGCCTAGCAAAAGCGACGCTCCTAGCACATCCAAACCCAACAGCAGAATTATCGCTAACGACAGACGCCTCGGATGTAGCCATAGGAGCGGTGGTGCAACAACATCTAGAGAGCGGACAACAACCACTAGCGTTTCTAAGCAAGAAACTATCACAGGCACAGAAGAAGTACAGTCCATATGACAGAGAACTGTTAGCCACCTCATCTACATAGCAGTCAAACATTTTAGACATTTGCTGGAAGGCCGagagtttaaaatatatacggaCCACAAACCATTGATATACGCTTTTCGAAAAGACTCGTTACTCAGTTCACCAAGGCAAACACGGCACCTCGAGTTCATCGGACAATTCTCAACTGACATACGACACGTTTCTGGTAAAGAAAACATCGTAGCAGACACACTGTCTCGAACAGAGGCCATTCAACAGCAACCGGACTTCTCCGAATTAGCCAAATCACAAAAAGAAGACCCGGAACTTATCGCATTCTTAAAAAAACCAACAgcgttgaaattaaaaaaaataatagtaccAGGAACGGAAACGAGCCTCATATGTGACACTTCAACGCCAATACCACGCCCATTTATAACACAGCCTTACCGAAGACAGATCTTTAAGATGTTGCACGGTTTGGCACATCCAGGCGTAAAGGCAACAGTCAAAATGATAACACAGCGTTTCGTGTGGCCAAACATCAAAGCAGACTGTCAAAAATGGACACAAGCATGCATACCATGCCAGAAAGCCAAAATACACAGGCATACAAGTACTCCAATAGGAAGTTTCCTCGGGCCAACCAAAAGATTCCAGCATATCCACATAGATATAGTGGGACCGTTACCGATGTCACAAGGAAAAAGATACTGTCTAACTATAATAGATCGATTTACACGCTGGCCAGAAACCATACCCATAGCAACAATCACAGCAGAAACAGTAGCTAAACAACTTTTCACCCATTGGATTGCACGCTACGGAACACCAGCAAGAATAACAACGGACCAGGGACGCCAATTCGAATCCGATCTATTCAAACAGTTAACAAAACTCACAGGATCCCAGCATATACGCACAACAGCCTATCACCCAGCAGCCAATGGGATGATAGAAAGACTACACAGGCAACTGAAAGCCGCAATCAAAGCACACGAAACCGAAGCTTGGACCGAAGTGCTATCTGTAATCCTCTTAGGAATTCGAGCAGCCATAAAAGAAGACTTAGGAGCCACCCCGGCTGAACTAGTCTATGGAGAAACAATAAGACTTCCAGGCCAATTATTAGAGcaacaaaagaaagaagaagagcCAACAAACGAATTTGTGAGAAATCTGCAACAAACCATGACCAGGCTCAGGCCTCAGATCCGCCGTCATGGAAATCGAGCAACATTCATACACAAAGATCTGACAGCAGCAGAAAAAGTCTTCATAAGACACGATGCACCAACAAAAGCACTCCAGCCACCATACGACGGTCCATACAAAGTCCTAGAAAGAAGCGATAAAATGTTCAAGGTACAAATTAACGGAAAACCCACAAACATCTCCATAGACCGATTAAAACCAGCGTACATAATGGAAGAGCCTACAGAAGAGCAAGAGAGCTCAAAAACATCAGAGAAACAAGAACCCTAGAAAACCAGAAGCGGACGCCCAATCAAACCAACCGTGAGGTTTCGGACTTAAAAACAGCCAAGGGGGTCTTGTGGCGGCTAAATAGCCAACCACAAACAGAAATAGAGATACCGTCGCTAGACGGAGAGAAAGCATAGGTTACAATATTCACCGCTAGAGGGCTACGGCTGGCTAAAACTAACTCGTAAGTAAAAAGCCACGAGCTGCCTATATATGAACATCGAAAAACGATAATCGACACGTCCTCGGATCTGAGTGAGCTTACACATAGTGGGCCTCAGATCACAGACAAAGTAACCCGACATTTCACGAGGTGTGCCAACTCACCTTGGCCCTCGAGAATTGCCTTTGAGGCGCGCCAATTAATTTTTGGCCCTCAAGAGATATCAACGGCACTGCCGTGCCAAGACCACGGAAGAGGAGACGTCCCGACGAACCTCCTCAGCGGCTGCAACTTACACCGAGGGAACCCCCTCTGCAGCCACCTTCCAAGGGAATAACCGGGGTACCGACAGGACCACAGTCACTAGATCAGGGCGTCACACCAGAGCAAACATTTTTACCGTGGACTCTGATACCTATAGagttcacgaataaaaatCCCGATCCACGGACAAACAGAAGGCGGCCACCAGCTTCACAGACCGTCGCCACCCAGACCGGCGAACACACTGCCGACGCCACCACGCAGACGGAACAAGAAGTCCAACGGTGCCGCTCACCGAGTCCCGGCAGCACGCCTTCTCAAATTCCACCAACATCGGGGAAAAGCTTAGAACGGCTGCTAGCCTTCCACAGACTAGAACGTCTTCTTGCACGTCGCAAGAAATTCAAGACGTTATTTTAAAGAGACTCTCGCCAGTCACAACACCGGTTGCGAATAGTCTGCGCCTTAGGGCGCCataaaactttgtaaaaaCAAACACTATATTACATAGAATAAACTAGATTGTTACTAGCTCTGACTCCTTTGTGCAACCTACCCAAAAATATCTGGCAACCGCCacaatacttataatatacattttatataccatagtttataaaaatcgtagtaattttgtggaatgtaatagcatgtagaatcgcagtatattaaaattattgaaaaagagtaaactgtacagaattttatattttatttcattctcagtcGTATTTCattcaagtcgggccaagaaggtagagtcaaggtagatatatgttgaatagattgattcattcactgttttcgtttcataaattattttcccgtggtcactgcaagcaaaacttcaaagtgtaatatgcgctgatagctaacttgcatataacaacgcgctgcgcacgaaatgcagcgattatctataagagtgtaatgtggaagggatgctttagcaacaattttagttaacttttctttctcaaatatataataacatgtcatttttatatttattttgcgactatgcacaacacaagtgcggtataaacggtcatgacgcatataatgtgatattgatgacttatttttgaaagatgtgatttcaaaacataataaaatcatatatggttgaattcagcgtaaaaaatgctacaacttttgtcattacaaaaattttgaaattcgaaaaaataataacaagggatgggggttaattataaaaatttcattttttgaaaatttaactgcacagttataaagcccattacaagccatacaacttctatttgaaatatttttttatctcctacggttttggcgatagttacacacaaagaaaaaaaccgttttttttcaaaggagtGTTTGAtcctttaaatttgagttagggccgctataaaaaaatacgtgtctcctcaaattgtatgttttacaacatatttcaaggagaatcaaatcggggaaggaaacacttgtgaacgttcctttgttagtattctgtagttagtggacagaaagtgtactttgtgcacattgGTGAAATCGgcaggtatgtaatgtttatagagaagaaatgtctaacacttggattgaagctgacgatacgctaattaaaaaaagacaatggcctagaggtgctaaagatgtttttgtcatttttacagaaatttgatcaaaagtaatctgtttttatatatgaaaaaacgcaataacttagaaatacagatggttttttatactctttttatgatcactaataattttcttataaaacatgttgtgaaatataaaaaaaaattattaggtttgtataaattaagatttctataatcaaaaagaggatcgtcgtattgaaaatatgacgggagtgatggtgggatattattaccattatttttacaaaaaaaaaagaatcatatttattaaaattatttttactaaaaaaaagaaataactcacaaaaaaaccttttttttaaaaaaaggtaaaaaagggcgccaagtacacgtcttgttatattacaaaaaaattttcctcataaaaaaatctttccaaaaaattgtttttttaaaaaaagttttcctcataaaaaaccttttcaaagaactgtactttcaaaaatatattatattaaaaaaaagtttttcttacaaaaaacctttccaaaaaagttgtatatattataaaaaactttccaaaaagattatatttccaaaaatatattataaaaaaattttttttttaattatatatatttattataaaaaacctttccaaaaaaattgcacttttaaaaaaagttgtatataccaaataaaaatttactacatattctgcctataaaagaggtgatatcagaaaatgacg from Linepithema humile isolate Giens D197 chromosome 2, Lhum_UNIL_v1.0, whole genome shotgun sequence encodes:
- the LOC136997856 gene encoding uncharacterized protein, giving the protein MSQSEKAGDMPGADAAQIGRVSVRVPPFWPEEPELWFAQLESQFLLSAVTSDSTKYAYAISQIETKYIKEIKDVITNPPPCGKYKAVKRALIQRLSDSQEHRIRQLLEREELGDRKPSQFLRHLRTLAGNAVPDQLLRTLWLGRLPAQMQIILATRADDPLEDVAEQADRVYEVTCRTVAVLDKPKETKSKPTGSLEDQIQALVKQVAALDTRLGRQEHRHKQQRHRSRSRSRTKSNSEEDSEFCFFHRRFGSKARKCTEPCTYKEKKKDKTEN